Proteins from a single region of Aquirhabdus parva:
- a CDS encoding MerR family transcriptional regulator, producing MQTTTIGKLAKAAHVGIETIRYYQSRDLLPTPEKTEGYRQYPVALIERIRFIKRAQELGFSLDEISDLLSLHGNQRESIQSITAARLTQIRTKISDLQRMETVLTELLHECEHTDLSTPCPIIASIGGQRSCDNMQH from the coding sequence ATGCAAACCACCACCATCGGCAAACTGGCCAAAGCCGCTCATGTCGGCATCGAAACCATTCGCTATTATCAAAGCCGCGACCTGCTACCCACCCCTGAGAAAACAGAGGGCTATCGTCAATATCCAGTCGCGTTGATCGAACGCATTCGCTTTATTAAACGCGCGCAAGAGCTTGGCTTTAGTCTGGATGAAATTTCCGATTTATTGTCATTACATGGCAATCAGCGGGAATCCATCCAGTCCATTACCGCTGCACGCCTGACGCAGATTCGCACCAAGATCAGCGACCTACAGCGTATGGAAACCGTACTGACTGAATTGCTGCATGAATGCGAGCACACCGATCTGAGCACGCCGTGCCCGATCATTGCCTCGATTGGTGGGCAGCGGTCATGCGACAACATGCAGCATTAG
- a CDS encoding DUF3336 domain-containing protein, producing MPLHPKRRELDQALAHASSYQEWLGIAQELDTRDGLMDWRSSDASAFCHERLMREHIQQMRSMIEHQDLGGLATLLQESVYRHLGELNNPELYLYARSGTKQIVSEYLDEVEHVMRSLSEQPIPQMSEQQKLALFEQAARIYGCPALMLSGGATFGIYHLGVVKALFEQNLLPKVLVGSSMGAIIAAGMCNRTDEELAEFFKTQVYEIHRDALRWRRPQAMRKQHSAMDEQQLLEHIRVNVGSVTFAEAYAKSGRVLNISVSPTRTHQKPRVLNYLTAPDVLVEYAVLASCAVPLLYPPVTLYARGKDGRKIPYMSTETWIDGSVHGDLPRERLARLHNVNQTIISQANPHIIPFITHRNHRGVRALGKQVLSSVIHVGSAELLDIGRHIFNKTPLSPLLSHAHAIAAQSYLGDINIQFPFQPAAYLKVVTNPTPERLAHYIRLGEQATWPQIAMIRDLTRISRLFPECIAQIKANMATT from the coding sequence ATGCCGCTACACCCCAAACGCCGTGAACTGGATCAGGCACTTGCCCATGCCAGCAGCTATCAGGAATGGCTCGGCATAGCCCAAGAATTAGATACGCGAGATGGATTAATGGATTGGCGCAGTAGCGATGCCTCCGCGTTTTGCCATGAGCGCTTGATGCGTGAGCATATCCAGCAGATGCGTTCGATGATTGAGCATCAAGATTTGGGTGGCCTTGCGACCTTGCTGCAAGAGAGCGTGTATCGTCATCTGGGCGAGTTGAATAATCCCGAACTGTATCTCTATGCCCGTTCAGGGACTAAACAGATTGTCAGCGAATATCTGGACGAAGTGGAGCACGTGATGCGTAGCTTGTCCGAGCAACCCATTCCCCAAATGTCTGAACAGCAGAAGCTAGCCCTGTTTGAACAAGCTGCACGAATCTACGGCTGCCCCGCATTGATGCTAAGCGGCGGTGCGACGTTTGGGATTTATCATCTGGGGGTGGTCAAAGCGCTGTTTGAGCAGAATCTTCTGCCCAAGGTGTTGGTCGGTTCCAGTATGGGCGCGATCATCGCCGCCGGGATGTGCAATCGCACGGATGAGGAACTGGCCGAGTTCTTTAAAACTCAAGTCTATGAGATCCATCGCGATGCTCTGCGCTGGCGGCGGCCACAGGCCATGCGCAAACAGCACAGCGCCATGGATGAACAGCAATTGCTTGAACATATCCGTGTTAACGTCGGCAGTGTCACCTTTGCCGAAGCCTATGCCAAGAGCGGACGGGTACTGAATATCAGTGTCTCCCCAACCCGCACCCACCAAAAACCGCGCGTACTCAACTACCTGACTGCACCCGATGTGCTGGTAGAATACGCCGTGCTTGCGTCGTGTGCCGTGCCGCTGCTCTATCCGCCAGTCACCTTATATGCACGGGGTAAGGATGGGCGCAAAATCCCCTATATGAGTACTGAAACTTGGATAGACGGCTCCGTGCATGGCGATCTCCCGCGTGAGCGCTTGGCCCGCCTGCATAACGTCAATCAGACCATCATTAGCCAAGCCAACCCCCATATCATTCCGTTTATTACCCATCGCAATCATCGTGGTGTGCGAGCGCTGGGCAAACAAGTGCTGTCCTCGGTCATCCACGTTGGCAGTGCCGAACTGCTGGACATCGGTCGCCATATCTTTAACAAAACCCCGCTGAGTCCGCTGCTGAGTCACGCCCATGCCATCGCTGCACAAAGCTATCTGGGAGACATCAATATCCAGTTCCCATTTCAGCCCGCTGCTTACCTCAAAGTCGTCACCAACCCAACACCCGAAAGACTTGCGCACTATATTCGTCTCGGCGAGCAGGCTACATGGCCACAAATCGCCATGATTCGCGATCTAACCCGGATTAGCCGCTTGTTTCCGGAGTGCATTGCACAGATCAAAGCCAATATGGCAACCACTTAA
- a CDS encoding LysR family transcriptional regulator, giving the protein MKINQLQLFCSVVEEGTIKAAADKNFCVPSNITTRIQELEDELGVQLFTREKNRLYVTPKGRLLYQSAQRIFKDWADTEKLVQEKGGGALRVGCLDVALISHLPAKVARYRQLKKHISLELIRGPTLALEKRVIYHELDMAITDGPIEHPLLDCRFAFRESLVLITPKEITQFSPDILSDYDFLSFSDDSLYRIKALEWLASHQKQPKKILEMNYFAVILACVEAGTGISCFPLSLIEKSVFSQQYNVNIHHIPELATVDLYFIWKKNQLNAEIEDFMDIIIAEPDPTEQVLCTL; this is encoded by the coding sequence ATGAAGATCAATCAACTCCAGTTATTTTGTTCTGTGGTCGAAGAAGGAACCATCAAGGCAGCTGCTGATAAGAACTTTTGTGTACCGTCGAATATCACGACGCGGATTCAAGAGCTTGAGGATGAGCTTGGCGTTCAATTATTTACCCGGGAAAAAAATCGCTTATATGTGACGCCCAAAGGGCGGCTGCTCTATCAGAGTGCACAGCGTATTTTTAAAGATTGGGCCGATACCGAAAAGCTGGTTCAGGAGAAGGGTGGCGGTGCACTGCGCGTCGGCTGTCTCGACGTGGCGTTAATCAGTCATCTGCCGGCGAAGGTCGCCCGTTATCGACAACTGAAAAAGCATATCTCCCTTGAATTAATCCGTGGACCGACATTGGCTTTGGAAAAAAGGGTCATCTACCATGAGTTGGATATGGCCATTACCGATGGCCCGATTGAGCACCCGTTACTGGATTGCCGATTTGCCTTTCGTGAGTCATTGGTGCTGATTACGCCTAAAGAGATTACCCAGTTTTCCCCCGACATCTTGAGTGATTATGATTTCCTGTCCTTTAGTGATGATAGTCTGTATCGGATCAAAGCCTTGGAGTGGCTCGCTAGTCATCAGAAGCAACCAAAAAAAATACTGGAAATGAATTACTTCGCGGTGATTTTAGCCTGTGTCGAAGCGGGAACCGGCATTTCGTGTTTTCCGCTGTCCTTGATCGAAAAAAGTGTTTTTAGTCAGCAATATAACGTCAATATTCATCATATTCCCGAGCTTGCGACGGTGGATTTATATTTTATCTGGAAGAAGAATCAGTTGAATGCTGAGATCGAAGATTTCATGGATATTATTATTGCCGAACCTGATCCTACTGAGCAGGTGTTGTGTACCTTGTGA
- a CDS encoding metallopeptidase — translation MKKFAFTALATGCFTTMVFAATTLTPNTNNGNGGQIPSGYDDLIFQLGDGNWVPNITLPLTAKDGAKLAITSSASYESQIDTTRSDLPVAQIKVKAGSTVNFTFSQSLGKWQVESTVYTPNTNGAVIPVPTSKDVLSTYKLADANWVPLVTLPASAADGQFVSVQSSATWASKINPQNVLFPSSFTVKTGDRYYFRYVTALSQWVPELTPIRKLSPAALANQTATTLTAPINEVTVTDQDSGEINLPVSANDRDQVIIKSATDQNVQINNAHTNTSATLNVKRGDQYEFRYIADKNYWIVQSAPTRTFQLKDVAQGQLPTPTAPLTEVKAADSNWQSTLQLPLQAQEGDRVVLRNTAPESVNVVSSQLSEKVNTGENVRFIYTAQHQWQRETRIITLLLTYNGATLTALGETAAKLKMLEEFRLTNEASENNRLNYYVKQVGELFQRDLSVSDHQLNTALGIEKNDATIYNERQRVKADVTSYFGTESGGGWAYTRADAKSAYIAANLLEPATVLRHEFGHILGSHHNAPLEESAASHYLAYGFAHPLGSTIMGGNSLPFYSSPNIYSPQYGVRLGIENQVDASRVFNERSETVSNFHNQLTYTLP, via the coding sequence ATGAAAAAATTTGCGTTTACCGCACTCGCAACAGGCTGCTTCACCACCATGGTGTTTGCGGCAACAACCTTAACGCCGAATACCAACAACGGTAATGGGGGCCAAATTCCCAGTGGTTATGACGACCTCATTTTCCAGCTCGGCGACGGCAATTGGGTACCCAATATAACGCTGCCCCTCACGGCCAAAGATGGTGCCAAACTTGCCATCACATCATCAGCAAGTTATGAGAGCCAAATTGATACGACGCGTTCAGATCTCCCTGTGGCGCAGATTAAGGTCAAAGCAGGCAGTACTGTTAATTTCACTTTTAGTCAGTCTTTAGGAAAATGGCAGGTAGAGAGTACAGTCTACACGCCAAATACCAATGGTGCGGTGATACCTGTCCCTACCAGCAAGGATGTTCTATCCACCTATAAGCTGGCAGATGCCAACTGGGTTCCTCTCGTCACCCTACCTGCATCGGCAGCAGACGGACAGTTTGTCAGTGTGCAATCGTCTGCAACTTGGGCAAGCAAGATTAATCCACAGAACGTCTTGTTCCCGAGTAGCTTTACAGTCAAAACAGGCGATCGCTACTATTTCCGCTATGTGACTGCTTTAAGTCAATGGGTGCCCGAGTTGACTCCAATCCGCAAACTCAGCCCAGCCGCACTGGCAAATCAGACGGCAACAACGCTGACCGCTCCGATCAATGAAGTCACCGTTACCGATCAGGACTCCGGCGAAATTAACCTTCCCGTCAGTGCCAATGATCGTGATCAGGTGATCATCAAATCAGCAACCGATCAAAATGTGCAGATTAACAATGCTCACACCAATACATCGGCAACCTTAAACGTTAAACGTGGTGATCAGTATGAGTTTCGCTATATTGCGGATAAAAACTACTGGATCGTACAATCGGCACCCACCCGAACATTCCAACTCAAAGATGTAGCGCAAGGTCAACTGCCCACACCAACCGCGCCCCTTACTGAAGTCAAGGCCGCTGATAGCAACTGGCAATCCACCTTGCAGCTCCCCCTACAAGCACAAGAAGGCGATCGCGTGGTACTTCGTAACACCGCGCCAGAATCAGTGAATGTGGTGTCCAGCCAACTCTCTGAAAAAGTCAATACGGGTGAAAATGTGCGTTTCATCTATACCGCGCAACATCAATGGCAGCGCGAAACACGCATTATCACCCTGCTCCTGACCTACAATGGCGCGACATTGACGGCGCTCGGTGAAACTGCTGCCAAACTTAAAATGCTGGAAGAGTTTCGCCTCACCAATGAAGCGTCTGAAAACAATCGTTTGAATTACTATGTTAAACAAGTCGGCGAACTCTTTCAGCGTGACTTATCCGTATCGGACCACCAGCTGAACACCGCGCTTGGAATCGAGAAAAACGATGCGACCATTTACAATGAGCGTCAACGCGTTAAGGCCGACGTCACCTCATACTTCGGCACAGAATCTGGCGGTGGGTGGGCTTATACACGGGCTGACGCAAAGTCGGCCTATATCGCAGCGAATTTATTAGAACCCGCGACTGTCTTACGCCATGAGTTTGGTCATATCCTAGGCTCACACCACAATGCTCCCCTAGAAGAATCGGCGGCGAGCCATTATTTGGCCTATGGCTTTGCTCACCCGCTGGGAAGTACGATCATGGGTGGTAATAGCCTGCCCTTTTACTCAAGTCCGAATATATATAGTCCGCAATATGGTGTGCGTCTGGGTATTGAGAACCAAGTAGATGCCTCAAGAGTATTCAATGAACGCTCAGAAACAGTATCTAACTTTCATAATCAGTTGACCTATACCCTGCCATAA
- the cpaB gene encoding metalloprotease secretion chaperone CpaB, whose protein sequence is MASKKIKLLILISALAIIIAILIVIFKPTSNHAETLNQSTTTSSVAATTGTPSSVEPTNAKRSFSDLLKASQQRRSQFHLDENRLATAANQQKIMQNSDAQTVAQHFPLLNEKQQKDGRRFVQYDPYIVEAKFVGDHIKIDIPNTGKSYDGKMTDVEQVDDDIVRWRGDLDGVNGQMSNFTVTQTMKDQYAIAVFHTPQGEFIMESKNGYGWVASGEAELDNDQK, encoded by the coding sequence ATGGCTTCTAAAAAGATTAAGCTTTTAATTCTGATCAGCGCGTTGGCGATCATCATCGCAATTTTAATCGTGATCTTTAAACCCACCTCAAACCACGCCGAAACATTAAACCAATCTACGACGACATCATCAGTAGCAGCAACGACGGGCACTCCATCTTCAGTAGAACCCACCAATGCTAAACGCTCTTTTAGTGACCTGCTTAAAGCCAGTCAACAGCGCCGGAGTCAGTTTCATCTGGATGAGAACCGTCTAGCCACAGCCGCAAATCAACAAAAGATTATGCAAAACAGTGATGCACAAACCGTTGCACAACATTTTCCGCTCCTAAACGAAAAGCAGCAAAAAGATGGGCGTCGCTTTGTGCAATACGATCCTTATATTGTCGAAGCAAAGTTTGTCGGAGATCACATCAAAATCGACATCCCTAATACTGGAAAATCCTATGACGGCAAAATGACCGATGTCGAGCAAGTGGATGATGATATCGTGCGCTGGCGTGGGGATCTGGATGGTGTAAACGGGCAGATGTCGAACTTCACCGTGACCCAAACCATGAAGGATCAATATGCGATCGCCGTCTTTCACACACCGCAAGGTGAATTCATTATGGAAAGTAAAAATGGCTATGGTTGGGTGGCCAGTGGCGAGGCAGAATTAGATAATGATCAAAAATAG
- the cpaB gene encoding metalloprotease secretion chaperone CpaB, whose product MTSKQMKRLILILIVLVIITIALVWGFKPNLSGESTVSTSVAASGMPMNQSQSATHTAITAKRQTSAELLKASQQRRPQYRFDAQRLAEALHQQVIMQRSDAKTVVQHFALLNDTQLKDGRSFVQYDPYTIEGKFVGDHIKIDIPNTGRSYDGTITDVEKVDDDIVRWRGDLDGVNGQMSNFTVTQTMKDQYAIAVFHTPTGEYIMESKNGYGWVTTGSAETLNDEMKEHAH is encoded by the coding sequence ATGACTTCTAAACAGATGAAGCGGCTCATTCTCATTCTGATCGTGCTTGTCATCATCACCATCGCTTTAGTCTGGGGATTCAAACCGAATTTAAGTGGGGAGAGTACCGTATCGACTTCTGTTGCAGCCTCTGGCATGCCTATGAATCAGTCGCAGTCTGCCACACACACTGCGATCACCGCGAAACGACAAACCAGTGCTGAACTGCTCAAAGCCAGTCAACAGCGTCGCCCGCAGTATCGCTTCGATGCGCAGCGTTTAGCCGAAGCCCTACATCAGCAAGTGATCATGCAGCGCAGCGATGCCAAAACAGTTGTTCAGCATTTTGCGTTGTTAAACGACACGCAGTTGAAAGATGGACGATCTTTTGTACAGTACGATCCGTATACCATTGAAGGTAAATTTGTCGGCGACCATATCAAGATTGATATTCCAAACACCGGGCGCTCTTACGATGGGACGATCACGGATGTTGAGAAGGTCGATGACGATATTGTCCGCTGGCGTGGGGATCTGGATGGTGTGAATGGGCAGATGTCGAACTTTACCGTGACCCAGACCATGAAGGATCAGTACGCGATTGCGGTCTTTCATACCCCGACAGGCGAGTACATCATGGAAAGCAAAAATGGCTATGGTTGGGTGACCACCGGTTCAGCAGAGACGCTGAATGATGAGATGAAAGAACACGCACATTGA
- a CDS encoding zinc-dependent metalloprotease family protein, protein MRTFFSRSLLVLAVAATTVYAATTLSPNQNNQSGTIPSGYDDLIFQLSNGNWVPNLTLPLTAKDGAKLSITSSAGYDSQLDATRSDVPVAQITVKAGNTFNFIFSLASGKWQLQSKVYTPNANGAVMPVPATTDFLSTYKLADANWVPEVTLPASAVDGQFVSVQSTATWASKINTQNVLFPSSFTVKTGDRYYFRYVAALSQWVPESSPTRVISPAALGSQTASTITSPINEVTLTDTDLMAAISLPASANDRDQVIVKSATDRVVHINNAHTNTLATLNVKRGDQYTFRYIADKAYWIVQSSPTPLFQLKDVPSGQLPATATPVTEVKAADANWQPTLQLPLTAQEGDRVILRSTATYSVNVVSGSLAERVYTGENVRFIYNAQHQWQRETRLITMLLTYNSAVLTTLGDSAAKLKMIESLRLANEGAENSHLNYYVKQVGGLFQRDLVVPDQDLLTALSVAKSDAAILNERKRVKADAVAYFGRESISACGWANVYADVRSMYTANDLGCGVTVMRHEFGHNMGSNHNTTHEEAVATHYLGYGFAHPLGSTIMGGNSLPYYSSPDVYSPQYGVRLGVANEVDASQVLNGHSAAVSDFHNQLTYSF, encoded by the coding sequence ATGAGAACATTTTTTTCACGCAGTTTACTGGTGCTGGCTGTCGCGGCGACGACGGTCTATGCCGCAACCACCTTGTCACCGAATCAGAATAATCAGAGCGGCACGATTCCCAGTGGTTATGATGACCTGATTTTTCAACTGAGTAATGGCAATTGGGTGCCAAACCTGACACTGCCGCTCACTGCAAAAGACGGCGCTAAACTCAGCATTACCTCTTCAGCAGGCTATGACAGTCAACTGGATGCAACGCGTTCTGATGTCCCTGTAGCGCAGATTACGGTGAAAGCCGGCAATACCTTTAATTTTATTTTCAGTTTGGCTTCAGGCAAGTGGCAGTTACAGAGCAAAGTCTATACGCCGAATGCGAATGGTGCGGTGATGCCTGTTCCAGCCACGACGGACTTCCTGTCAACGTATAAACTGGCGGATGCCAACTGGGTGCCTGAAGTGACATTACCTGCGTCGGCTGTCGATGGGCAGTTTGTCAGTGTGCAATCCACTGCGACTTGGGCAAGCAAGATTAATACCCAGAATGTGTTATTCCCGAGCAGCTTCACGGTCAAAACAGGTGATCGCTATTATTTCCGCTATGTCGCTGCTTTAAGTCAGTGGGTGCCAGAGTCCTCGCCGACACGCGTGATCAGCCCAGCGGCTTTGGGGAGCCAGACCGCCAGTACCATCACCTCACCGATCAATGAGGTGACATTGACCGATACCGACCTCATGGCTGCGATCAGTTTGCCTGCCAGTGCCAATGATCGCGATCAGGTGATCGTGAAGTCAGCGACAGATCGTGTGGTGCATATCAACAATGCGCATACCAATACGCTGGCGACCCTGAATGTGAAACGCGGTGATCAGTATACCTTCCGCTATATCGCGGATAAGGCGTACTGGATTGTGCAGTCATCTCCAACCCCATTGTTTCAGTTGAAGGATGTGCCATCAGGTCAACTACCTGCTACGGCGACTCCAGTGACTGAAGTGAAGGCGGCGGATGCCAATTGGCAACCCACCCTACAGTTGCCGTTGACTGCCCAAGAGGGTGATCGTGTGATCCTACGCAGCACAGCAACCTACAGCGTCAATGTGGTGTCAGGTTCATTGGCAGAGCGTGTCTATACGGGTGAGAACGTGCGCTTCATCTACAATGCGCAGCATCAATGGCAACGTGAGACGCGTCTGATCACCATGCTGTTGACCTACAACAGCGCGGTATTGACTACTCTGGGAGACAGTGCGGCGAAGCTGAAGATGATCGAGTCGCTACGCCTTGCTAATGAGGGTGCTGAAAACAGCCATTTAAACTACTATGTAAAACAGGTCGGCGGCTTATTCCAGCGTGATCTCGTCGTTCCGGATCAAGATCTGCTGACGGCACTGTCCGTTGCCAAGTCTGATGCGGCGATTCTGAATGAGCGTAAACGGGTTAAAGCGGATGCCGTAGCTTACTTTGGTCGTGAGAGCATTTCTGCATGTGGCTGGGCGAATGTCTATGCTGATGTCCGCAGCATGTATACCGCCAACGATCTGGGCTGCGGTGTGACCGTGATGCGTCATGAGTTTGGTCACAACATGGGCTCAAACCACAATACAACCCATGAAGAAGCCGTTGCGACCCATTACTTGGGTTATGGCTTTGCTCATCCGCTCGGCAGTACGATTATGGGCGGCAACAGTTTGCCGTATTACTCAAGCCCTGATGTCTATAGCCCGCAGTACGGTGTGCGCCTCGGTGTGGCGAATGAGGTAGATGCCTCACAAGTGTTGAATGGTCACTCTGCGGCAGTCTCTGATTTTCATAATCAGTTGACCTATTCCTTCTAA
- a CDS encoding NADP(H)-dependent aldo-keto reductase: MLYRPLGKTDTPVSIITLGTMTWGEQNTENEAHVQLDLAVDHGVNLIDAAEMYPVPPRPETQGLTETYLGTWLKKSGNREKVLVATKAVGPSLKLIQAAHIRGGKTRHDRPNLEAALHDSLKRLQTDYVDLYQLHWPDRTTNHFGVLGYEHVADEDAVPIEETLSILDGFVKAGKIRHIGLSNETPWGVNQFVNIAERTGLSRVVSIQNPYNLLNRTFEIGNAEVAIRDQVGLLAYSPLAFGALTGKYLNGARPEGARLSRWERFKRYNGVIPEQAIAAYVQLARDHGLDPAQLALAYVNTRPFLTSNIIGATTLEQLKANLASVEVKLSDEVLTGIEQIHLAHPNPCP; this comes from the coding sequence ATGCTGTATAGACCTCTCGGCAAGACTGACACCCCGGTCAGTATCATTACCCTCGGCACCATGACTTGGGGCGAGCAGAATACCGAAAACGAAGCACATGTACAGTTGGATCTGGCGGTGGATCATGGGGTTAACCTGATCGATGCCGCTGAGATGTATCCGGTGCCACCGCGACCCGAAACCCAAGGTCTGACCGAAACTTACCTCGGCACTTGGCTTAAAAAATCCGGCAACCGTGAGAAGGTGCTGGTTGCCACTAAAGCGGTTGGACCGTCGCTCAAACTGATCCAAGCCGCACATATACGCGGTGGCAAGACCCGTCACGACCGTCCGAATCTGGAAGCAGCACTGCATGACAGCTTAAAGCGTCTACAAACCGATTATGTTGATCTCTATCAACTGCATTGGCCAGATCGTACGACTAATCATTTTGGCGTACTAGGCTATGAACATGTGGCGGATGAAGACGCGGTGCCGATAGAAGAGACCTTGTCGATTCTGGATGGCTTCGTCAAAGCCGGAAAAATCCGTCATATCGGGCTATCCAATGAGACGCCATGGGGTGTGAATCAGTTCGTCAATATCGCAGAGCGTACCGGACTGTCTCGTGTGGTGAGTATCCAGAATCCCTACAACCTGCTGAATCGCACCTTTGAAATTGGTAATGCTGAGGTAGCGATCCGTGATCAGGTGGGGCTCTTGGCCTACTCACCGCTGGCGTTTGGCGCGCTGACGGGCAAGTACTTAAACGGTGCTAGACCTGAAGGGGCGCGCTTGTCACGCTGGGAGCGATTTAAGCGTTATAACGGCGTCATCCCTGAGCAGGCAATTGCCGCCTATGTGCAGCTTGCACGTGATCATGGTCTGGACCCCGCGCAGTTGGCGCTGGCGTATGTGAACACCCGCCCATTCCTCACCAGTAATATCATCGGGGCGACGACTTTGGAGCAGCTCAAAGCGAACTTGGCGAGTGTGGAGGTCAAGTTGTCCGATGAGGTGCTGACGGGGATTGAGCAGATTCATTTGGCGCATCCGAATCCCTGTCCTTAA
- a CDS encoding cysteine ABC transporter substrate-binding protein has product MHIFTANTIKSLCAVSALSLLVACSKSPSPDQAAGSDASSRTPSSIEQIKKNGVIRIGVFSDKAPFGYIDAQGKSQGFDVEIAKHVAKDLLGDESKVQFVLTEAANRVEYLKANKVDIIFANFTITPERKEAVDFAKPYLKVALGVVSPKSHPITDITQLKDQTLLVNKGTTADAFFTKKYPDIKLQKYEQNTETFDALKDGRGVALAHDNLLVLAWAKANPNYTVGIPNLGEQDLIAPAVKKGNKELLDWLNSDLDKLSKDGAIREAYEKTLKPVYGDSINPKDLLVE; this is encoded by the coding sequence ATGCATATCTTTACGGCAAACACGATCAAATCGCTCTGTGCGGTCTCTGCCTTAAGCTTGCTTGTGGCGTGTAGCAAGAGTCCTTCACCGGATCAGGCGGCAGGTAGCGATGCTTCAAGCCGCACCCCGTCCAGCATCGAACAGATCAAGAAAAATGGGGTGATACGTATCGGGGTCTTTAGCGATAAAGCGCCGTTTGGCTATATTGATGCACAAGGCAAGAGCCAAGGTTTTGATGTCGAGATTGCCAAGCACGTGGCGAAGGATTTACTCGGAGATGAAAGCAAAGTCCAGTTTGTGCTGACGGAAGCTGCGAACCGCGTCGAGTATCTCAAAGCCAATAAGGTGGATATCATCTTTGCCAATTTTACGATTACCCCGGAGCGCAAAGAAGCAGTGGATTTTGCCAAGCCTTATCTGAAAGTGGCGCTGGGGGTGGTGTCACCCAAGAGCCATCCGATTACTGATATTACGCAATTGAAAGATCAAACTTTGCTGGTCAACAAAGGCACCACGGCCGATGCGTTCTTTACCAAAAAATATCCCGACATCAAGCTGCAAAAGTATGAGCAAAACACCGAAACTTTCGATGCACTGAAAGACGGTCGCGGTGTGGCGCTGGCACATGACAATCTACTGGTGCTGGCATGGGCCAAAGCGAATCCCAACTATACCGTTGGGATCCCGAATCTGGGTGAGCAGGACTTGATTGCACCAGCCGTGAAAAAGGGCAATAAGGAGCTGCTGGATTGGCTGAATAGTGATCTGGACAAGCTGTCCAAGGACGGCGCGATCCGTGAGGCTTATGAGAAGACCTTAAAACCGGTGTATGGCGATAGCATTAATCCTAAAGATTTATTGGTGGAATGA